From a region of the Salarias fasciatus chromosome 6, fSalaFa1.1, whole genome shotgun sequence genome:
- the LOC115390506 gene encoding CD97 antigen-like isoform X1: MWFGKELLILGLACLLGKCQGNCGIGLSKEGKKCVDTNECEENPSLCGNHSRCFNTYGSYYCQCITGFINERGGFNFTASDGQCQDINECRVNRNICGSWAHCTNRIGGYDCTCNLGYVSISNGQCKEVDCDRFSADSSSAKTFAGLADILSMMRNSCLALSNPSLPAEGKVDGEAQLEKLFTATEKILEPGSFGTVNIGEDVSGLLSTVENSVRFIGPLLKDNRTKLATTETDAEIAVQKGESPPTGPLVLAGEHARLDTDWSTAAGTGAYPGFALAALVSYKNLHSSLNGFFKSLKDYEKDGVDPFFQVSSRVVSIVVSNPSTESLSRPVNITLRHLESQEINESVEVSYICAYWNEGGFWATDGCHEDISNATHTSCLCKHLSSFAVLMALYPMEPNFGLQLVTKIGLTLSLLCLIVCILTFKFCRSIQGTRTTIHLHLCICLFMADLIFLVGISQTKPEGGCRLVAGLLHFFFLGMFTWMLLEGVQLYRMVVLVFNATIRPLYLYVTGYGIPLIVVILSASIRPKGYGTELYCWLSLQDGLIWSFFGPVCIIILLNVVFFIVTVWKLAQKFTSLNPDLSKLHKIRAFTVTAVAQMCILGLMWVFGAFLFQKDAIVVPYIFTILNSLQGALVFIMHCLLSKQVRDEYAHFLSCICTPEKKRYSDFSSTNPSSSQSRGSRSGQLTGESQI, translated from the exons GATTAGCGTGTTTGCTGGGAAAATGCCAAGGCAACTGTGGCATTGGCTTGtctaaagaaggaaaaaaatgtgttg ACACAAATGAGTGTGAAGAGAACCCCAGTCTGTGTGGGAATCACTCGCGGTGCTTCAACACATATGGCAGCTACTATTGTCAGTGCATCACCGGGTTCATAAATGAAAGAGGGGGCTTCAACTTCACTGCGTCGGACGGACAGTGCCAAG ACATCAACGAGTGTCGAGTAAATCGGAATATCTGTGGCAGCTGGGCTCACTGTACGAACCGGATCGGGGGCTACGACTGCACCTGCAACCTTGGATACGTCAGCATTTCAAATGGACAGTGCAAAG agGTGGACTGTGACCGTTTCAGTGCCGACAGCAGCTCTGCTAAG ACTTTTGCCGGCCTGGCAGACATTTTGTCCATGATGAGAAACAGCTGTTTGGCTCTGTCTAATCCGAGCCTTCCCGCTGAAGGGAAGGTTGATGGAGAGGCGCAATTGGag AAACTTTTCACAGCGACTGAAAAGATCCTTGAACCTGGAAGCTTTGGAACAGTGAACATCGGAGAAGACGTGAGTGGGCTGCTCAGTACGGTGGAGAACTCCGTTCGATTCATCGGTCCTCTGCTCAAAGACAACCGGACCAAGTTAGCAACCACAGAGACAG ATGCAGAGATTGCCGTTCAGAAGGGAGAATCACCACCCACTGGACCTCTCGTTCTGGCCGGTGAGCACGCTCGTCTGGACACCGACTGGTCAACAGCAGCCGGGACGGGAGCCTATCCCG GTTTTGCTCTGGCTGCCCTGGTGAGCTACAAGAACCTTCACTCCTCACTGAACGGCTTCTTCAAGAGCCTTAAAGATTATGAAAAAGATGGCGTGGACCCCTTCTTTCAAGTCTCCTCCAGAGTTGTGTCCATTGTCGTCTCCAACCCCTCCACCGAGTCTCTGAGCCGACCTGTCAACATCACCCTCAGACATCTGGAG TCTCAGGAAATCAACGAGTCGGTTGAGGTGAGCTACATCTGTGCGTACTGGAACGAGGGAGGATTCTGGGCCACAGATGGCTGCCATGAGGACATTTCCAATGCCACgcacacttcctgtctgtgcaAACACCTGAGCAGCTTCGCTGTGCTCATGGCCCTTTATCCCATGGAG CCAAACTTTGGGCTCCAGCTGGTGACGAAGATCGGCCTGACCCTGTCCCTGCTGTGCCTCATCGTTTGCATCCTGACCTTCAAGTTCTGCCGCTCCATTCAGGGGACCCGCACCACCATCCACCTGCACCTCTGCATCTGCCTCTTCATGGCCGACCTCATCTTCCTGGTCGGCATTTCACAAACTAAACCTGAG GGTGGCTGCAGGCTGGTGGCAGGGCTgcttcacttcttctttttgggCATGTTCACCTGGATGCTGTTAGAGGGGGTGCAGCTGTACCGGATGGTGGTCCTGGTGTTCAACGCCACCATCCGGCCCCTCTACCTTTATGTGACCGGCTATGGGATACCTCTGATCGTCGTCATTCTGTCGGCCAGCATCAGACCGAAGGGATACGGCACCGAGCTGTA CTGCTGGCTGTCATTGCAAGACGGCCTCATCTGGAGCTTCTTTGGACCGGTGtgcatcatcatcctcctcaatGTCGTCTTCTTCATCGTCACTGTCTGGAAGCTCGCCCAGAAGTTCACCAGCCTAAACCCGGATCTCTCCAAGCTGCACAAAATCAG AGCTTTCACAGTGACAGCAGTGGCCCAGATGTGCATCCTGGGTCTGATGTGGGTTTTCGGGGCCTTCTTGTTTCAGAAGGACGCCATAGTGGTTCCATATATTTTCACCATCCTCaacagcctgcagggggcgctggtTTTCATCATGCACTGCCTGCTGTCCAAACAG GTGAGAGACGAGTACGCCCATTTCCTCTCGTGCATCTGcacaccagagaagaagagataCTCAGACTTCAGCAGCACCAACCCCTCCAGCTCTCAGTCACGA
- the LOC115390506 gene encoding CD97 antigen-like isoform X2 has protein sequence MYTNECEENPSLCGNHSRCFNTYGSYYCQCITGFINERGGFNFTASDGQCQDINECRVNRNICGSWAHCTNRIGGYDCTCNLGYVSISNGQCKEVDCDRFSADSSSAKTFAGLADILSMMRNSCLALSNPSLPAEGKVDGEAQLEKLFTATEKILEPGSFGTVNIGEDVSGLLSTVENSVRFIGPLLKDNRTKLATTETDAEIAVQKGESPPTGPLVLAGEHARLDTDWSTAAGTGAYPGFALAALVSYKNLHSSLNGFFKSLKDYEKDGVDPFFQVSSRVVSIVVSNPSTESLSRPVNITLRHLESQEINESVEVSYICAYWNEGGFWATDGCHEDISNATHTSCLCKHLSSFAVLMALYPMEPNFGLQLVTKIGLTLSLLCLIVCILTFKFCRSIQGTRTTIHLHLCICLFMADLIFLVGISQTKPEGGCRLVAGLLHFFFLGMFTWMLLEGVQLYRMVVLVFNATIRPLYLYVTGYGIPLIVVILSASIRPKGYGTELYCWLSLQDGLIWSFFGPVCIIILLNVVFFIVTVWKLAQKFTSLNPDLSKLHKIRAFTVTAVAQMCILGLMWVFGAFLFQKDAIVVPYIFTILNSLQGALVFIMHCLLSKQVRDEYAHFLSCICTPEKKRYSDFSSTNPSSSQSRGSRSGQLTGESQI, from the exons atgt ACACAAATGAGTGTGAAGAGAACCCCAGTCTGTGTGGGAATCACTCGCGGTGCTTCAACACATATGGCAGCTACTATTGTCAGTGCATCACCGGGTTCATAAATGAAAGAGGGGGCTTCAACTTCACTGCGTCGGACGGACAGTGCCAAG ACATCAACGAGTGTCGAGTAAATCGGAATATCTGTGGCAGCTGGGCTCACTGTACGAACCGGATCGGGGGCTACGACTGCACCTGCAACCTTGGATACGTCAGCATTTCAAATGGACAGTGCAAAG agGTGGACTGTGACCGTTTCAGTGCCGACAGCAGCTCTGCTAAG ACTTTTGCCGGCCTGGCAGACATTTTGTCCATGATGAGAAACAGCTGTTTGGCTCTGTCTAATCCGAGCCTTCCCGCTGAAGGGAAGGTTGATGGAGAGGCGCAATTGGag AAACTTTTCACAGCGACTGAAAAGATCCTTGAACCTGGAAGCTTTGGAACAGTGAACATCGGAGAAGACGTGAGTGGGCTGCTCAGTACGGTGGAGAACTCCGTTCGATTCATCGGTCCTCTGCTCAAAGACAACCGGACCAAGTTAGCAACCACAGAGACAG ATGCAGAGATTGCCGTTCAGAAGGGAGAATCACCACCCACTGGACCTCTCGTTCTGGCCGGTGAGCACGCTCGTCTGGACACCGACTGGTCAACAGCAGCCGGGACGGGAGCCTATCCCG GTTTTGCTCTGGCTGCCCTGGTGAGCTACAAGAACCTTCACTCCTCACTGAACGGCTTCTTCAAGAGCCTTAAAGATTATGAAAAAGATGGCGTGGACCCCTTCTTTCAAGTCTCCTCCAGAGTTGTGTCCATTGTCGTCTCCAACCCCTCCACCGAGTCTCTGAGCCGACCTGTCAACATCACCCTCAGACATCTGGAG TCTCAGGAAATCAACGAGTCGGTTGAGGTGAGCTACATCTGTGCGTACTGGAACGAGGGAGGATTCTGGGCCACAGATGGCTGCCATGAGGACATTTCCAATGCCACgcacacttcctgtctgtgcaAACACCTGAGCAGCTTCGCTGTGCTCATGGCCCTTTATCCCATGGAG CCAAACTTTGGGCTCCAGCTGGTGACGAAGATCGGCCTGACCCTGTCCCTGCTGTGCCTCATCGTTTGCATCCTGACCTTCAAGTTCTGCCGCTCCATTCAGGGGACCCGCACCACCATCCACCTGCACCTCTGCATCTGCCTCTTCATGGCCGACCTCATCTTCCTGGTCGGCATTTCACAAACTAAACCTGAG GGTGGCTGCAGGCTGGTGGCAGGGCTgcttcacttcttctttttgggCATGTTCACCTGGATGCTGTTAGAGGGGGTGCAGCTGTACCGGATGGTGGTCCTGGTGTTCAACGCCACCATCCGGCCCCTCTACCTTTATGTGACCGGCTATGGGATACCTCTGATCGTCGTCATTCTGTCGGCCAGCATCAGACCGAAGGGATACGGCACCGAGCTGTA CTGCTGGCTGTCATTGCAAGACGGCCTCATCTGGAGCTTCTTTGGACCGGTGtgcatcatcatcctcctcaatGTCGTCTTCTTCATCGTCACTGTCTGGAAGCTCGCCCAGAAGTTCACCAGCCTAAACCCGGATCTCTCCAAGCTGCACAAAATCAG AGCTTTCACAGTGACAGCAGTGGCCCAGATGTGCATCCTGGGTCTGATGTGGGTTTTCGGGGCCTTCTTGTTTCAGAAGGACGCCATAGTGGTTCCATATATTTTCACCATCCTCaacagcctgcagggggcgctggtTTTCATCATGCACTGCCTGCTGTCCAAACAG GTGAGAGACGAGTACGCCCATTTCCTCTCGTGCATCTGcacaccagagaagaagagataCTCAGACTTCAGCAGCACCAACCCCTCCAGCTCTCAGTCACGA